The Ranitomeya imitator isolate aRanImi1 chromosome 6, aRanImi1.pri, whole genome shotgun sequence genome window below encodes:
- the RNF152 gene encoding E3 ubiquitin-protein ligase RNF152, with product METLSQDSLLECQICFNYYSPRRRPKLLDCKHTCCSVCLQQMRASQKDLRCPWCRGVTRLPPGYSVSQLPDDPDVVAVIAIPHTSENTPVFIKLPSNGCYMWPLPVTKERALLPGDIGCRLLPGSQQKPVTVVTVPMEQQPLQGAMTHDIEEEEHERRGVVKSSTWSGVCTVILVACVLVFLLGIVLHNMSCISKRFTVISCG from the coding sequence ATGGAAACTCTTTCCCAGGATTCGCtgttagaatgtcaaatctgttttAATTACTATAGTCCTCGAAGAAGACCAAAACTGCTTGATTGCAAACATACATGCTGTTCGGTATGTCTACAGCAGATGAGGGCCAGTCAGAAAGACCTTAGATGCCCTTGGTGCCGAGGTGTTACAAGGCTACCCCCTGGATATTCTGTATCACAATTGCCTGATGACCCAGATGTTGTTGCAGTCATTGCAATCCCTCATACATCAGAAAACACCCCGGTCTTCATTAAATTGCCAAGCAACGGATGTTACATGTGGCCACTTCCTGTTACCAAAGAAAGAGCTTTGTTGCCTGGTGATATAGGCTGCAGATTACTACCGGGAAGTCAGCAAAAACCAGTCACTGTAGTGACTGTGCCTATGGAACAACAACCACTCCAAGGTGCAATGACCCATGACATCGAAGAGGAGGAACACGAGAGAAGAGGAGTTGTTAAAAGTTCTACATGGTCTGGAGTTTGCACTGTCATATTAGTTGCATGTGTTTTGGTCTTCCTACTTGGAATTGTCCTTCATAATATGTCTTGCATTTCAAAGCGATTCACTGTGATTTCATGTGGCTGA